A window of Mycolicibacterium fluoranthenivorans contains these coding sequences:
- a CDS encoding DUF4012 domain-containing protein, with product MGRRCPLSDSSNDEDRVETDGAPRFERFRDVLSRRQTKVVGAALLVIVVALLGWLGFEAYSAKSELEQARENAQQAKEALSDGRVEEGQRLADSAATHAQAANDATHSLPWSIAAAVPWLGSPFETGRQISGVVLGLASEVLKPSAQVGVAISPDKLFEGSRLNVRLLQENEPALSKISADARRLEAEASAIPEPAYLSVLGRARTEVQAQTAKITSLLENTALAARLAPSMMGADGPRTYFMGFQTNAEARGTGGILGGFGILHFENGKPTVEALGPNTELKGPFTPLDLGPEYAEQYGFANASTDFRNSNLSSHFPYAAQIWKSMWAQQSGINADGAIAIDPVALSYILGAVGPVTLADGEKVTKDNVVELTESIAYQRFPTDQTARKQYLQDIANAVVKKMTGTVESPRQLLEALGKAVGEGRIAAWSASPDEQKLLEETPLGHAVPADSAPYAAVVINNLGGNKMDYYLRREIEYAGDGCSADHRNTTVTVKLKSVAPDAPLPDYVAGANGVIPNIPFTMPSGSMLTSVRLVATKDAKILSAFSNGERIPVFTGTERGHPTFEIQVAIPPRQAGELVFRLSEPTVPGEPRVPIQPLIDSVVPSVQVPECSR from the coding sequence ATGGGAAGGCGATGTCCGCTGAGCGACTCTTCGAACGATGAAGATCGAGTGGAGACTGACGGCGCGCCACGGTTCGAACGCTTTCGTGATGTGCTGAGTCGCCGCCAGACCAAGGTGGTGGGTGCGGCGCTCCTGGTGATCGTCGTCGCCTTGCTCGGCTGGCTCGGATTCGAGGCCTACTCGGCCAAAAGTGAGCTGGAGCAGGCGCGAGAGAACGCACAGCAGGCCAAAGAAGCCCTGTCGGACGGGCGAGTCGAAGAGGGCCAGCGATTGGCGGACTCGGCAGCGACTCACGCGCAAGCAGCGAACGATGCGACGCACTCGCTGCCGTGGAGTATTGCCGCTGCTGTTCCGTGGTTGGGCAGTCCATTCGAGACCGGCCGACAGATCTCGGGTGTCGTGCTCGGCCTCGCCAGTGAGGTGCTCAAGCCGTCTGCGCAAGTCGGCGTGGCGATTTCGCCCGACAAACTGTTCGAAGGTTCACGTCTGAACGTGCGCCTTCTCCAGGAGAACGAGCCTGCACTCAGCAAGATCTCCGCGGATGCCCGCCGTTTGGAAGCTGAGGCGAGTGCGATCCCAGAACCGGCCTATCTGTCGGTACTCGGGAGGGCGCGAACGGAAGTTCAAGCCCAAACGGCAAAGATCACCTCCCTTCTGGAAAACACCGCTCTTGCAGCCCGGTTGGCCCCATCGATGATGGGCGCCGATGGTCCGCGAACCTACTTCATGGGCTTTCAGACCAACGCCGAGGCGCGTGGTACCGGGGGAATTCTCGGTGGGTTCGGCATTCTTCATTTCGAGAACGGCAAGCCCACCGTCGAAGCACTGGGACCCAACACCGAACTCAAGGGACCGTTCACCCCGCTCGACCTCGGACCGGAGTACGCCGAACAGTACGGTTTCGCCAACGCCAGCACAGATTTCCGCAACAGCAATCTCAGTTCGCATTTTCCGTATGCCGCCCAGATCTGGAAATCCATGTGGGCGCAACAGTCGGGAATCAACGCTGATGGTGCCATCGCCATTGACCCTGTTGCGTTGAGCTACATCCTTGGCGCGGTGGGGCCGGTGACACTTGCCGACGGTGAGAAGGTCACCAAAGACAACGTAGTTGAGCTGACTGAGTCGATTGCGTACCAACGCTTTCCCACCGATCAGACGGCGCGTAAGCAGTATCTCCAGGATATTGCGAACGCAGTGGTGAAGAAGATGACGGGAACCGTGGAATCACCCCGGCAGCTGCTCGAAGCCTTGGGCAAAGCTGTCGGTGAGGGCCGCATCGCCGCCTGGAGCGCGTCGCCAGACGAGCAGAAACTGCTCGAAGAGACACCTCTGGGCCATGCCGTCCCCGCAGACTCAGCGCCCTACGCCGCGGTCGTCATCAACAATCTCGGCGGCAACAAGATGGACTACTACTTGCGGCGCGAGATCGAATACGCCGGGGACGGCTGCTCAGCGGATCATAGGAACACCACTGTCACGGTGAAGTTGAAAAGTGTTGCCCCTGACGCGCCATTGCCCGATTACGTAGCCGGCGCCAATGGCGTGATACCGAACATTCCGTTCACCATGCCTAGCGGGTCGATGTTGACGTCGGTGCGCCTCGTCGCGACCAAGGATGCAAAGATCTTGAGCGCGTTCTCGAATGGCGAACGCATACCGGTCTTCACGGGGACGGAACGTGGGCATCCGACTTTTGAGATCCAGGTCGCCATCCCTCCGAGACAGGCTGGTGAACTGGTATTCCGTCTGTCGGAGCCCACGGTGCCGGGCGAACCGCGGGTGCCGATCCAGCCCCTGATCGATAGCGTCGTTCCGAGCGTCCAGGTTCCGGAGTGCTCGAGATGA
- a CDS encoding polysaccharide biosynthesis tyrosine autokinase encodes MKLQDFLRLMRTRWITVCASVLVAVVVAIAVTLMTTPQYQASTRLFVSASAGNSASDVYQGNRFSQERVVSYAQLLMGETLAQRTVDKLGLDMTAASLQQKVSATAKTDTVLIDVHVLDPSPVRARDIANALSDEFVTMVRELETPEGAVTPDARVVVEQRATVPSSPVTPKKVRNLLLGVVAGFVLGIGLAIVRDLLDNTVKSREVLEEITDVGVVGGIQLDKERRKNPAILFGKDNSAIAESFRKLRTNLSFLTVDNPPRVIVVTSSIPNEGKSTTAINIALALAESGNNVALVDGDMRRPTVHKYLDLVGPVGFSTVLSGAVPLTEALQKTQFDGLTVLAAGTTPPNPSELLASQAATKVLAELRAHFDYVIVDSSPLLAVTDSAILAANADGALIMVRYGQTKREQLAQAVETLHGVGATLLGAVFTMIPSKGSGAYAYSYSYYGESKEK; translated from the coding sequence TTGAAGCTGCAAGACTTCTTGAGGCTGATGCGGACCAGGTGGATTACAGTCTGTGCGTCGGTATTGGTTGCTGTTGTCGTTGCCATCGCGGTGACACTGATGACCACTCCGCAGTATCAGGCATCAACTCGTCTCTTTGTCTCGGCGTCGGCCGGTAACAGCGCGTCTGACGTCTATCAAGGCAATCGTTTTTCGCAAGAGCGTGTTGTCTCTTACGCGCAGTTACTCATGGGTGAGACGCTCGCGCAGCGCACTGTCGACAAACTTGGCCTGGACATGACAGCGGCGTCGCTGCAACAAAAGGTCTCCGCCACCGCGAAGACGGATACGGTGCTGATCGACGTACATGTCCTCGACCCATCGCCGGTGCGCGCGCGGGATATAGCCAATGCACTTTCTGACGAATTCGTGACCATGGTGCGTGAGCTGGAGACCCCAGAGGGTGCGGTAACACCCGATGCACGTGTTGTTGTCGAGCAGCGCGCAACTGTACCGAGTTCGCCGGTAACTCCGAAGAAGGTCCGCAATCTGCTGCTTGGTGTCGTTGCGGGCTTTGTGCTCGGAATAGGCCTAGCGATAGTCCGCGACCTCCTGGACAACACCGTCAAGAGCCGAGAGGTTCTTGAGGAGATCACCGATGTCGGCGTGGTGGGCGGCATCCAACTCGACAAGGAGCGCCGAAAGAACCCGGCCATCCTTTTCGGCAAGGACAACAGTGCGATCGCGGAATCGTTCCGTAAGCTCCGCACGAATCTGAGCTTTCTCACGGTCGACAACCCGCCGCGTGTCATCGTCGTCACCAGCTCGATTCCCAACGAGGGGAAGTCCACCACCGCAATCAACATCGCATTGGCATTGGCGGAGAGCGGCAACAACGTCGCGCTGGTTGACGGCGACATGCGCCGGCCCACGGTTCACAAGTATCTCGACCTTGTGGGACCCGTGGGATTCAGCACCGTGCTCAGCGGTGCGGTACCGCTGACAGAAGCGCTGCAGAAGACACAGTTCGACGGTCTCACGGTCCTGGCCGCGGGTACGACACCGCCCAATCCGAGCGAACTGCTGGCGTCCCAGGCCGCGACGAAGGTGCTTGCCGAATTGCGGGCACATTTCGATTACGTCATCGTCGACTCGTCACCGCTGCTGGCCGTCACAGACTCGGCCATACTCGCCGCCAATGCCGACGGTGCCTTGATCATGGTCAGGTATGGCCAGACGAAGCGCGAACAGCTCGCCCAGGCGGTCGAAACTCTGCACGGCGTCGGTGCCACGCTCTTGGGCGCGGTGTTCACCATGATCCCGTCGAAGGGGAGCGGCGCGTACGCGTACTCGTACAGCTACTACGGCGAGTCCAAGGAAAAGTAG
- a CDS encoding isopenicillin N synthase family dioxygenase, translating into MALRPFGGKDGPVVSVQTALPVVDLRDDPDVLRRRLGQVAHEVGFFYLTGHGVPDELIDRVLTQARRLFALPQATKDAVAMVNSPHFRGYTRLGGELTGGQVDWREQIDIGPERTPMSDPGEPYLRLQGPNQWPAGLPELPAVIAEWDAALARVGRTLLRHWAVALGNPENVFDAAFADTPATLIKVIRYPGGAPSSQGVGAHRDAGVLTLLLVEAGSAGLQVRVTGTGPDGYVDVDPLPGALIVNIGEMLEIASGGYLRATEHRVRIHEAERLSVAYFFNPRLDAQIPVLPLPADLAAQARGVTDDPANDRIYAVYGRNAWKSRLRAHPDVAAAHRYV; encoded by the coding sequence ATGGCCCTCCGTCCGTTCGGCGGGAAAGATGGCCCTGTGGTTTCTGTGCAGACGGCGTTGCCGGTCGTCGACCTCCGGGATGATCCGGACGTCCTGCGACGCCGGCTCGGTCAGGTGGCGCACGAGGTGGGCTTCTTCTACCTCACCGGTCATGGCGTCCCTGATGAGCTGATCGACCGGGTGCTGACCCAGGCCAGACGACTGTTCGCGCTGCCGCAGGCAACCAAGGATGCGGTCGCGATGGTCAACAGTCCGCACTTCCGCGGATACACCCGGCTGGGCGGTGAGCTCACTGGTGGCCAGGTGGACTGGCGCGAGCAGATCGACATCGGCCCCGAGCGCACCCCGATGTCTGACCCGGGCGAGCCCTATCTGCGGCTGCAGGGGCCCAACCAGTGGCCCGCGGGACTGCCTGAACTGCCCGCTGTCATCGCCGAGTGGGATGCGGCCTTGGCGCGGGTGGGGCGAACCCTCTTGCGGCACTGGGCCGTTGCCCTGGGAAATCCGGAGAACGTGTTCGACGCGGCCTTCGCGGATACGCCGGCCACGCTGATCAAGGTGATCCGGTATCCCGGTGGCGCACCGTCGAGTCAAGGTGTCGGGGCGCATCGCGACGCCGGCGTGCTGACCCTGCTGCTCGTGGAAGCCGGTAGCGCCGGCCTGCAGGTGCGCGTGACCGGGACCGGTCCAGATGGCTACGTCGACGTCGACCCGCTGCCGGGGGCGCTCATCGTGAACATCGGCGAGATGCTGGAGATCGCCAGCGGCGGCTACCTGCGCGCCACCGAGCACCGCGTCCGGATCCATGAGGCCGAGCGTCTGTCAGTCGCCTACTTCTTCAACCCGCGCCTCGACGCGCAAATACCCGTCCTGCCGCTGCCCGCCGACCTGGCAGCACAGGCCCGCGGGGTCACCGACGACCCCGCCAACGATCGCATTTACGCTGTGTACGGGCGCAATGCGTGGAAGAGCAGGTTGCGCGCGCACCCTGATGTGGCCGCCGCGCACCGTTACGTGTGA
- a CDS encoding flavin reductase family protein gives MSDTELSPASLREAFGHFPSGVIAIAAEVDGVRVGLAASTFVPVSLDPPLVAFCVQNSSETWPKLKDLPSLGLSLLGESHDQAARTLAAKTGDRFEGLDTHSHESGAVFVHGTSVWLRSTIDQQVLAGDHTIVVLQVTGITVHDVPPIVFHRSTFRKLGV, from the coding sequence ATGAGCGACACAGAGCTGAGCCCAGCCTCCCTCCGCGAGGCCTTCGGCCATTTCCCGTCCGGTGTCATCGCGATTGCCGCGGAAGTCGACGGTGTCCGGGTCGGCCTCGCGGCGAGCACCTTCGTTCCGGTGTCCCTTGATCCACCCCTGGTGGCGTTCTGCGTGCAGAACAGCTCCGAGACGTGGCCCAAGCTGAAGGACCTGCCGTCCCTCGGGCTCAGCCTGCTCGGCGAATCGCACGATCAAGCCGCGCGCACTTTGGCCGCCAAGACCGGGGATCGGTTCGAAGGCCTGGACACCCACTCACACGAGAGTGGTGCGGTGTTCGTGCACGGCACCAGCGTGTGGTTGCGCAGCACCATCGATCAGCAGGTGCTGGCGGGTGACCACACGATTGTCGTTCTGCAGGTCACCGGCATCACCGTGCACGACGTGCCGCCGATCGTGTTCCACCGCAGCACGTTCCGCAAGCTCGGCGTTTAG
- a CDS encoding succinate dehydrogenase/fumarate reductase iron-sulfur subunit, which translates to MASYDASLRVWRGDEDGGELKDYTVEVNDGEVVLDIIHRLQATQAGDLAVRWNCKAGKCGSCSAEINGRPRLMCMTRMSTFGEDETVTVTPLRTFPVMRDLVTDVSFNYTKAREIPSFTPPKDLQPGDYRMQQEDVNRSQEFRKCIECFLCQNTCHVVRDHEENKEAFAGPRYLMRQAELSMHPLDTLDRRDMAQDENGLGLCNITKCCTEVCPEHIKITDNALIPMKERVADRKYDPIVWLGNKLFRR; encoded by the coding sequence ATGGCTTCTTATGACGCGAGTCTGCGGGTCTGGCGCGGCGACGAGGACGGCGGCGAGCTGAAGGACTACACGGTCGAGGTCAATGACGGCGAGGTGGTACTCGACATCATCCACCGCCTGCAGGCCACCCAGGCCGGTGACCTGGCCGTGCGATGGAACTGCAAGGCCGGCAAGTGCGGCTCCTGTTCGGCCGAGATCAACGGGCGCCCGCGGTTGATGTGCATGACCCGGATGTCGACGTTCGGTGAGGACGAGACGGTGACGGTCACGCCGTTGCGTACCTTCCCGGTGATGCGCGACCTGGTCACCGATGTCTCGTTCAACTACACCAAGGCCCGCGAGATCCCGTCGTTCACGCCGCCGAAGGACCTGCAGCCCGGCGATTACCGCATGCAGCAGGAGGATGTGAACCGCAGCCAGGAGTTCCGCAAGTGCATCGAGTGCTTCCTGTGCCAGAACACCTGCCACGTGGTTCGCGATCACGAGGAGAACAAGGAGGCGTTCGCCGGACCGCGGTACCTGATGCGCCAGGCCGAGCTGTCCATGCATCCGCTGGACACCCTGGACCGCCGCGATATGGCTCAGGACGAGAACGGGCTTGGGCTCTGCAACATCACCAAGTGCTGCACCGAGGTGTGCCCAGAGCACATCAAGATCACCGATAACGCGCTGATCCCCATGAAGGAGCGCGTCGCCGACCGCAAGTACGACCCGATCGTGTGGCTGGGGAACAAGCTGTTCCGGCGATAG
- a CDS encoding fumarate reductase/succinate dehydrogenase flavoprotein subunit, protein MVELERHQYDVVVIGAGGAGLRAVIEARERGLRVAVVTKSLFGKAHTVMAEGGCAAAMKNVNSKDSWQVHFGDTMRGGKFLNNWRMAELHAQEAPDRVWELETYGALFDRTKDGKISQRNFGGHTYPRLAHVGDRTGLEIIRTLQQKIVSLQQEDKKELGDYEARIKVFHECSITDLIKDGDRIAGAFGYWRESGSFILFEAPAVVLATGGIGKSFKVSSNSWEYTGDGHALALRAGSNLINMEFIQFHPTGMVWPLSVKGILVTEGVRGDGGVLKNSEGKRFMFDYIPPVFKGQYAETEEEADQWLKDNDSARRTPDLLPRDEVARAIVAEVKAGRGTPHGGVYLDIASRMPTEEIKRRLPSMYHQFIELAEVDITKDEMEVGPTCHYVMGGIEVDPDTGGAATPGLFAAGECSGGMHGSNRLGGNSLSDLLVFGRRAGLGAADYVRALTERPTPPEAAVEEATKMALAPYAAHENPENPYTLHAELQQSMNDLVGIIRKKEEIEEALVKLDELRGRLQNVVVEGGRIYNPGWHLAIDMRNMLLVSECVAKAALQRTESRGGHTRDDYPAMDANWRNTLLVCKTTGAATAEAMVPGVTVDPEPQVPMRPDLLATFELAELEKYYTEAELTEHPERKG, encoded by the coding sequence ATGGTTGAGCTCGAACGGCACCAGTACGACGTGGTCGTCATCGGTGCCGGCGGCGCGGGGTTGCGAGCGGTGATCGAGGCCCGTGAACGGGGCCTACGGGTGGCAGTGGTCACCAAGTCGCTGTTCGGTAAGGCCCACACCGTCATGGCCGAAGGTGGCTGCGCGGCAGCCATGAAGAACGTCAACTCGAAGGACTCCTGGCAGGTGCACTTCGGTGACACCATGCGCGGCGGCAAGTTCCTGAACAACTGGCGGATGGCCGAACTGCACGCGCAGGAGGCACCGGACCGGGTGTGGGAGTTGGAGACCTACGGTGCGCTCTTCGACCGCACCAAGGACGGCAAGATCAGCCAGCGCAACTTCGGCGGTCACACCTACCCCCGACTCGCCCACGTCGGTGACCGCACCGGCCTGGAGATCATCCGCACCCTGCAGCAGAAGATCGTCTCGCTGCAGCAGGAGGACAAGAAGGAACTCGGCGACTACGAGGCCAGGATCAAGGTCTTCCACGAGTGTTCGATCACCGACCTGATCAAAGACGGGGACCGGATCGCCGGAGCGTTCGGGTATTGGCGTGAGAGCGGCAGTTTCATCCTCTTCGAGGCCCCGGCGGTGGTGCTCGCGACCGGCGGCATCGGCAAGTCGTTCAAGGTGTCGTCCAACTCGTGGGAGTACACCGGCGACGGCCACGCCCTCGCGTTGAGGGCGGGCTCCAACCTGATCAACATGGAGTTCATCCAGTTCCACCCCACCGGGATGGTCTGGCCACTCTCGGTGAAGGGCATCCTCGTGACCGAGGGTGTCCGCGGTGACGGCGGGGTGCTGAAGAACTCCGAGGGCAAGCGGTTCATGTTCGACTACATCCCCCCGGTGTTCAAAGGTCAGTACGCAGAGACCGAGGAAGAAGCCGACCAGTGGCTCAAGGACAACGACTCGGCGCGGCGCACCCCTGACCTGCTCCCCCGCGATGAGGTCGCCCGGGCAATCGTCGCCGAGGTCAAGGCGGGTCGCGGTACCCCGCACGGCGGGGTGTACCTCGACATCGCCTCGCGCATGCCCACCGAGGAGATCAAGCGCCGGCTGCCATCGATGTACCACCAGTTCATCGAGCTGGCGGAGGTCGACATCACCAAGGACGAGATGGAGGTCGGCCCGACCTGCCACTACGTGATGGGTGGGATCGAGGTCGATCCCGACACCGGCGGCGCCGCGACTCCGGGACTGTTCGCGGCCGGTGAATGCTCCGGCGGCATGCACGGCTCCAACCGCCTCGGCGGCAACTCGCTGTCGGACCTGCTGGTGTTCGGCCGCCGGGCCGGGCTCGGGGCCGCCGATTATGTGCGGGCCCTGACCGAGCGGCCGACGCCCCCGGAGGCGGCTGTCGAAGAGGCCACCAAGATGGCGTTGGCTCCGTACGCGGCGCACGAGAATCCCGAGAATCCGTACACGCTGCATGCCGAGTTGCAGCAGTCGATGAACGATCTCGTCGGCATCATCCGCAAGAAGGAAGAGATCGAGGAGGCGCTGGTCAAGCTGGACGAGCTGCGGGGCCGCCTGCAGAACGTCGTCGTCGAGGGCGGCCGGATCTACAACCCGGGCTGGCACCTGGCCATCGATATGCGCAACATGCTGCTGGTCAGCGAATGCGTGGCCAAGGCCGCCCTGCAGCGCACCGAGAGCCGCGGCGGGCATACCCGCGACGACTATCCGGCGATGGACGCCAACTGGCGCAACACGCTGCTGGTGTGCAAGACCACGGGTGCCGCGACCGCCGAGGCGATGGTCCCCGGTGTGACGGTCGATCCCGAGCCGCAGGTGCCGATGCGACCGGACCTGCTGGCGACCTTCGAGCTCGCCGAACTCGAGAAGTACTACACCGAGGCCGAATTGACCGAGCACCCCGAACGGAAGGGCTGA
- a CDS encoding isocitrate lyase/PEP mutase family protein, with the protein MSNQVLVEKAAALLALHRPGNPGVLPTVWDAWSANTVVNAGFSALTVGSHPVADSLGKPDGEAISFDDLLTRVAQITAAVDVPVSVDIESGYGESPARLIDGLLSVGAVGFNLEDTVHKEGDRLRTPEEHAALVGELRAAADAAGVHVVINARTDIFIKKEGADSDRVQRGIDRLTLAAQAGADSLFPAGLQPADGLATLVEAVPLPVSVTVKPDADLAALTAIGVGRITFGPFLQWALTEKINEILTRWK; encoded by the coding sequence TTGTCGAATCAGGTGCTTGTGGAGAAAGCCGCTGCGCTGCTGGCGCTGCACCGTCCTGGCAATCCCGGGGTGCTCCCCACGGTGTGGGACGCGTGGTCGGCGAACACCGTGGTCAACGCAGGTTTCAGTGCCCTCACGGTGGGCAGCCATCCCGTCGCGGACTCCCTCGGAAAGCCCGATGGCGAAGCGATCAGCTTCGATGATCTGCTGACCCGCGTCGCGCAGATCACCGCCGCCGTCGATGTCCCCGTGTCGGTGGACATCGAGTCGGGTTATGGCGAGTCGCCCGCCCGGTTGATCGACGGACTGCTGTCGGTCGGGGCAGTGGGGTTCAACCTCGAGGACACCGTGCACAAAGAGGGCGACCGGCTGCGCACTCCCGAGGAGCATGCGGCGCTCGTGGGCGAACTGCGCGCCGCGGCTGATGCGGCCGGGGTGCACGTGGTGATCAACGCCCGTACCGACATCTTCATCAAGAAGGAAGGCGCTGATTCCGACCGCGTGCAGCGCGGTATCGACCGGCTCACCCTGGCCGCCCAAGCCGGCGCCGATTCACTGTTCCCGGCCGGCCTGCAACCCGCCGATGGATTGGCGACCCTGGTCGAGGCCGTGCCGCTGCCGGTCAGTGTCACGGTCAAGCCCGATGCCGATCTGGCGGCGCTCACCGCCATCGGCGTCGGCCGGATCACCTTCGGCCCGTTCCTGCAGTGGGCGCTGACCGAGAAGATCAACGAGATCCTCACCCGCTGGAAGTAG
- a CDS encoding IS1380 family transposase — translation MQVSHRFASDSAVFDDGNLVSCAGVVAVMTLAEQTGLSRLLGEKVHISAPRIKSGSANPAPKLATVVAGMVAGADCIDDVDILRSGGMKSLFDGVYAPSTVGTLLREFTFGHARQLESVLREHLVALCGRVDLLPNAAEQRVFIDIDSLLRPVYGHAKQGASYGHTKIAGKQILRKGLSPLATTISTASSAPVIAGMRLRAGKANSGKGAARMVAQAISTARAAGASGKILVRGDSAYGNRKVVAACVRAGAQFSLVMTRNPAIDRALAAIDDDAWTPVSYPGAVQDPDTGAWISDAEVAEIPYTAFASTPDAITARLVVRRVKDARYPDALFPVWRYHPFLTNTDLPVTEADVTHRQHAIIETVFADLIDGALAHIPSGRFGANSAWVLCAAIAHNLLRAAGVLAGERHGRARGSTLRRRIVNVPARLARPQRRPALHLPSRWPWSKAWLALWRSIIGHSPPQRAIP, via the coding sequence GTGCAAGTTTCGCATAGGTTCGCCTCGGATTCAGCGGTGTTCGACGATGGCAATCTCGTGTCGTGTGCCGGTGTGGTTGCGGTGATGACGTTGGCCGAGCAGACCGGGCTTTCGCGCTTGCTCGGCGAGAAGGTCCACATCAGCGCGCCGCGGATAAAGTCCGGGTCGGCGAACCCGGCACCGAAGCTGGCCACCGTGGTCGCAGGCATGGTTGCCGGTGCGGACTGCATCGATGACGTCGACATCCTGCGCAGCGGCGGGATGAAGTCGCTCTTCGACGGCGTGTACGCACCGTCGACGGTGGGAACGTTGCTGCGGGAGTTCACCTTCGGTCACGCCCGCCAGTTGGAGTCGGTGCTGCGCGAGCACCTGGTGGCGTTGTGCGGCCGGGTCGACCTGCTCCCCAACGCCGCCGAACAACGGGTGTTCATCGACATCGACTCGTTGCTGCGCCCGGTCTACGGCCACGCCAAACAAGGCGCCTCCTACGGGCACACCAAGATCGCCGGCAAGCAGATCCTGCGCAAGGGACTGTCCCCGCTCGCCACCACGATCAGCACCGCGTCCTCGGCTCCGGTGATCGCCGGGATGCGGCTCCGCGCCGGAAAGGCCAACTCGGGCAAGGGTGCCGCACGGATGGTCGCCCAAGCCATCAGCACCGCCCGCGCCGCCGGTGCCAGCGGGAAGATCCTGGTCCGCGGCGACTCGGCCTACGGCAACCGCAAGGTGGTCGCCGCGTGTGTCCGCGCAGGCGCCCAGTTCTCGCTGGTGATGACCCGCAACCCGGCCATCGACCGCGCGTTGGCCGCCATCGACGACGACGCGTGGACACCGGTGTCCTACCCCGGAGCGGTCCAAGATCCCGATACGGGGGCCTGGATCTCCGATGCCGAAGTCGCCGAAATCCCCTACACCGCATTCGCATCCACCCCCGATGCGATCACCGCCCGCCTGGTCGTGCGCCGCGTCAAAGACGCCCGCTACCCCGACGCGCTGTTCCCGGTGTGGCGGTATCACCCGTTCCTGACCAACACCGACCTGCCGGTCACCGAGGCCGACGTCACCCACCGCCAGCACGCGATCATCGAGACCGTGTTCGCCGATCTGATCGACGGAGCGTTGGCGCACATCCCGTCGGGCCGGTTCGGCGCGAACTCCGCCTGGGTGCTGTGCGCGGCGATCGCCCACAACCTGCTGCGCGCCGCCGGAGTCCTCGCCGGAGAACGTCACGGCCGAGCGCGGGGATCGACGCTGCGCCGCCGCATCGTCAACGTGCCAGCCCGACTGGCCCGTCCACAGCGCCGACCAGCCCTGCACCTACCTAGCCGCTGGCCCTGGTCGAAGGCCTGGCTTGCCCTGTGGCGCAGCATCATCGGACACAGCCCACCACAACGCGCGATCCCCTGA
- a CDS encoding aldo/keto reductase: MRLFEQRIKLRDDAGEMPALGFGTLISDSRRTREVVRTAVEMGFRHLDAAERYRNEAEVGEALKDVFDAGTVRRDDLFLTTKLWNNNHRPERVKPALQASLRRLGVEAADLYLMHTPFAFRPGDDQDPRDDSGAVVYDDGVTLEETWAAMEELVDAGLTRAIGLSDIDVEGTRRIVTASRIKPAVVEVEAHPYHPQWELHDYCRAEDIALLAFAPLGHALEPRLLDDPVIVAIAADAGKTPAQVLLAWGIQRGTAVLTSSVSVTRIAENFDVTALSEHAMDQISHHLQTRRRFNSVVDAGEPGFTEVPAGS, translated from the coding sequence ATGAGACTTTTCGAACAACGGATCAAGCTGCGCGACGATGCCGGCGAGATGCCCGCCCTCGGGTTCGGGACCTTGATCTCCGACAGTCGGCGCACCCGCGAGGTGGTCAGAACCGCTGTCGAGATGGGCTTCCGGCACCTCGACGCCGCCGAGCGCTACCGCAACGAAGCCGAGGTGGGTGAGGCGCTCAAAGATGTGTTCGACGCCGGTACCGTCCGGCGCGACGACCTGTTCCTGACCACCAAGCTGTGGAACAACAACCACCGCCCGGAACGGGTCAAACCCGCCCTGCAGGCGAGCCTGCGCCGGCTCGGGGTGGAGGCCGCCGACCTCTACCTGATGCACACCCCGTTCGCATTCCGGCCTGGCGACGACCAGGATCCCCGCGATGATTCCGGTGCCGTCGTGTATGACGACGGTGTCACCCTCGAAGAAACCTGGGCCGCGATGGAGGAGCTGGTCGACGCCGGGCTCACCCGCGCCATCGGTCTGTCCGATATCGACGTCGAGGGCACCCGCAGAATCGTCACCGCGTCCCGGATCAAACCGGCGGTCGTGGAAGTGGAAGCGCACCCCTACCACCCGCAGTGGGAGCTGCATGACTATTGCCGAGCCGAAGACATCGCCCTGCTCGCGTTCGCGCCGCTGGGGCATGCCCTGGAGCCGCGGCTTCTCGATGACCCGGTCATCGTCGCCATCGCGGCCGACGCGGGGAAAACCCCGGCCCAGGTGCTCCTGGCCTGGGGCATCCAGCGCGGCACCGCGGTTCTCACGTCGTCGGTCAGCGTCACGCGGATAGCCGAGAACTTCGACGTCACTGCACTTTCGGAACACGCGATGGACCAGATCAGCCATCACCTGCAGACCCGCCGCCGATTCAACTCGGTTGTCGACGCCGGCGAACCAGGATTCACCGAGGTGCCCGCCGGCAGCTGA